A genomic segment from Candidatus Binatia bacterium encodes:
- a CDS encoding biotin/lipoyl-binding protein — MSRFHKVLVANRGEIARRIFRACRELGLQTVALYADPDREAPFVREADEAVALGAPVTGQGFLAIESIIAAARRTGADAVHPGYGFLAENADFAQACQDAGLVFVGPPPAAIRAMGTKVEAKQIAVDVGVPVIPGFATRGLSEQEILHRARDIGFPILVKASAGGGGKGMRLVERPEDLESSLAAASREARSAFGDPALLVERYIENPRHIEIQVLADEHGNVVHLFERECSIQRRYQKIFEEAPSPFVNDVLRERMGHAAVTLAKAIGYVNAGTVEFVVDPHGAFYFLEMNTRLQVEHPVTEEVTGLDLVRLQLEIAQGLPLPFAQEDLGLHGHAIEARLYAEDPWHDFLPSTGTIACWEPAPIPGVRYESGVETGSAVTIFYDPMLAKIIARGSSRAEAIRRLQRALEQLRVHGVASNREFLLRVLRHAEFQAGRFDTHFIARHPELLSPPDWKQVGTVHALAAALWDQHRRRREASVLPSIPSGWRNNPSQRQWSEYRCGDDVFRVEYRFVKGDQFEGMVNGETHKGHLLAADENGMAVEIDGIRRRYRLTAAGSMRYVDSVLGSSALEELPRFPLPEAETLRGGCTAPMPGRIVAVRVEPGQHVERGQVLVVLEAMKMEHEVVAPYPGRVEEVRVEAGQQVEAGAVLVVIEEQETSGQ, encoded by the coding sequence GTGTCTCGATTTCATAAGGTTCTGGTTGCGAACCGTGGCGAAATTGCCCGGCGGATTTTTCGCGCTTGCCGCGAGCTCGGGCTGCAAACGGTTGCTTTGTATGCCGACCCCGATCGCGAAGCTCCGTTCGTCCGCGAGGCCGACGAGGCGGTTGCGCTAGGCGCCCCGGTGACTGGGCAAGGCTTCTTAGCAATCGAGTCGATCATTGCTGCGGCTCGTCGCACCGGTGCAGATGCGGTGCACCCGGGGTACGGGTTCCTGGCGGAGAACGCTGACTTTGCCCAGGCGTGTCAAGATGCTGGGCTGGTCTTCGTCGGGCCCCCGCCCGCGGCCATACGTGCGATGGGCACCAAGGTCGAGGCCAAGCAAATTGCCGTCGACGTCGGTGTTCCCGTGATTCCCGGGTTCGCTACTCGGGGACTCAGTGAGCAAGAAATTTTGCACCGTGCCCGCGACATCGGTTTCCCGATTCTGGTGAAGGCCTCGGCCGGCGGCGGGGGGAAGGGCATGCGTCTGGTCGAGCGGCCGGAAGATCTCGAGTCCTCGCTAGCGGCGGCCAGCCGCGAAGCACGAAGCGCGTTTGGTGACCCTGCCCTGCTGGTTGAGCGCTACATCGAAAATCCGCGCCACATCGAGATCCAGGTGCTCGCCGACGAGCACGGCAATGTCGTGCACTTGTTCGAGCGCGAGTGCTCCATTCAACGTCGTTACCAGAAGATTTTCGAGGAAGCGCCGTCGCCCTTCGTCAACGATGTGCTGCGCGAACGCATGGGGCACGCGGCGGTGACACTGGCCAAGGCCATTGGTTACGTCAATGCGGGCACGGTGGAATTTGTCGTCGACCCCCATGGTGCCTTTTATTTCCTCGAGATGAACACACGCCTGCAGGTGGAACATCCGGTGACCGAAGAAGTCACCGGGCTCGATCTGGTGCGCCTGCAATTGGAGATCGCCCAAGGCCTCCCCTTGCCGTTTGCCCAGGAAGACCTCGGCTTGCACGGCCATGCGATTGAAGCACGGCTCTATGCAGAAGACCCCTGGCACGATTTTCTCCCCTCCACGGGCACGATCGCCTGCTGGGAGCCCGCGCCCATTCCCGGCGTTCGTTACGAAAGCGGGGTGGAGACGGGGTCGGCAGTGACGATTTTCTACGACCCGATGCTCGCCAAAATCATTGCTCGCGGTTCGAGCCGCGCCGAAGCGATCCGACGCCTGCAGCGGGCTCTCGAACAACTGCGGGTTCATGGCGTGGCGTCCAACCGGGAGTTCCTCCTTCGTGTGCTGCGGCACGCGGAATTTCAGGCCGGCCGGTTCGATACGCATTTTATCGCCCGCCACCCCGAACTGCTGAGTCCGCCCGACTGGAAACAAGTCGGCACCGTTCACGCGCTAGCCGCCGCACTTTGGGACCAGCACCGCCGCCGGCGCGAGGCCTCGGTGCTCCCCTCGATTCCCTCCGGCTGGCGCAACAATCCGAGCCAGCGGCAGTGGTCGGAGTACCGCTGTGGAGACGACGTATTCCGGGTGGAGTACCGCTTTGTCAAGGGCGACCAATTCGAGGGCATGGTAAATGGCGAAACCCATAAAGGCCATTTGTTGGCCGCGGACGAGAACGGCATGGCTGTGGAGATCGACGGTATCCGCCGCCGCTATCGCCTCACCGCGGCAGGAAGCATGCGCTACGTCGACAGTGTGTTGGGGAGTTCGGCATTGGAAGAGCTACCGCGTTTCCCATTGCCCGAAGCGGAGACCCTGCGCGGGGGTTGCACGGCACCGATGCCGGGGCGGATCGTCGCCGTGCGTGTCGAGCCGGGCCAACATGTCGAACGCGGCCAAGTGCTGGTTGTGCTCGAGGCCATGAAGATGGAGCACGAAGTCGTCGCCCCGTATCCCGGACGCGTCGAGGAGGTTCGCGTGGAGGCCGGGCAACAAGTGGAGGCTGGAGCTGTGCTCGTGGTGATCGAGGAACAAGAGACGAGCGGCCAGTAA
- a CDS encoding TlpA family protein disulfide reductase yields MALLNTRAKFRHGRALILLLCLSLGSCPARATGISAGTPFPKVTLLDAAGQRSSLELPRPGVALIQVWATWCAPCHESIPTLLRSLGSDPDVSKVKIILWNIDSDTARARAFLEERVGDLTKVELRFDPGGEQFLRLAAPGMPVIFIVADGVVRAAFSGYQPGTAAEVMPALKQALEQAAGIPSR; encoded by the coding sequence GTGGCGCTTCTGAACACTAGGGCCAAATTCAGACATGGGCGGGCACTCATCCTGCTTCTTTGCCTCTCGCTTGGCTCCTGCCCGGCACGCGCCACCGGTATCAGCGCAGGGACGCCCTTTCCCAAGGTCACGTTGCTCGACGCCGCCGGGCAACGCTCCTCACTGGAACTTCCGCGACCTGGCGTGGCCTTGATTCAAGTTTGGGCGACGTGGTGCGCTCCCTGCCACGAATCGATCCCGACTCTGCTCCGGAGCCTGGGATCGGACCCCGACGTGTCGAAGGTTAAAATAATCCTATGGAATATCGACAGCGACACCGCTCGGGCACGCGCGTTTCTTGAGGAACGGGTGGGCGACCTGACAAAAGTAGAGTTGCGATTCGATCCAGGGGGAGAGCAGTTCCTCCGCCTCGCCGCACCAGGAATGCCTGTCATATTTATAGTGGCTGACGGCGTCGTGCGCGCGGCCTTCTCCGGATATCAGCCAGGCACTGCCGCTGAAGTCATGCCTGCACTCAAGCAAGCGTTAGAACAAGCTGCCGGGATACCTTCTCGCTAG
- a CDS encoding response regulator, which yields MTASEPTTERRALLIVDDDEVFRERLARAFRQRGYEVITAANYDEAMAVARQEGPDMAVVDLKMPGRSGLELTRDLHALDPTIRILVLTGYGSIATAIEAVRLGAAYYVSKPADADDILAAFARAEAPPLEVSPEYTAPSLARAEWEHINRVLTDCGGNISEAARRLGIHRRSLQRKLRKYPPRQ from the coding sequence ATGACTGCTTCGGAGCCGACCACGGAACGCAGAGCACTACTGATTGTCGATGACGACGAGGTTTTTCGCGAGCGCTTGGCACGAGCATTTCGGCAGCGTGGATACGAGGTGATCACTGCTGCAAACTACGACGAGGCTATGGCAGTGGCTCGACAGGAAGGGCCGGACATGGCGGTGGTGGATCTCAAGATGCCTGGGCGCTCGGGGTTGGAACTCACGCGCGACCTCCACGCGCTCGACCCGACGATCCGTATCCTCGTGCTGACCGGCTATGGCAGCATCGCAACGGCGATCGAGGCGGTGCGCTTAGGCGCGGCGTATTACGTGAGCAAACCTGCTGACGCTGACGACATCCTGGCGGCTTTCGCCCGGGCGGAGGCGCCGCCATTGGAGGTCAGCCCCGAGTATACTGCGCCTTCGCTGGCTCGTGCAGAGTGGGAGCATATCAACCGGGTGTTGACCGACTGCGGTGGCAACATCTCCGAGGCTGCCCGCCGCTTGGGAATCCATCGCCGCTCCCTACAACGCAAATTGCGCAAGTACCCGCCGCGTCAGTGA
- a CDS encoding ATP-binding protein, with the protein MRSEFGGTPALGPENIQLLWLARLRWLALTGQLLVVTGIEALLSMALPWVALGIVFGVEAASNLLCTWFARRRPVNEWWLVSVLAVDMVLLTALLHMTGGPVNPFSFLYLVHIALAAVTLRQLAAWGLTALGLIGFGLLFVLPPWPGFTPPAAHHDHLWLHLQGMYVAFGISAVFIVYFVQRVREALAQRERELAAARDLAARQARFAALATMAAGAAHELGTPLSTIAVAARELEKALRDAPEEAAADIRLIRQQVRRCQTILQQMASEAGQGFGENMEMVSLAEFAAAIEEGGATQGAKIAVEVHGADTAQRIPIARQALSRAIANLLRNARQASREGCPIQVRIHTVDGLLRIEVRDHGHGMPAEVLARAGEPFFTTKPPGEGIGLGLFLTRTLVEQMGGQLELESEEGRGTTARILVPVGVRQKAALQMRNDPPAKGQGLHARETA; encoded by the coding sequence ATGAGGTCTGAGTTTGGAGGGACACCGGCATTGGGGCCGGAAAATATTCAGCTTTTGTGGTTGGCTCGCCTCCGCTGGTTGGCCCTTACGGGGCAATTGCTGGTGGTCACCGGAATCGAGGCACTGTTGTCGATGGCACTGCCCTGGGTGGCGCTCGGCATCGTCTTTGGAGTGGAAGCAGCAAGTAACCTCTTGTGTACCTGGTTTGCGAGACGCCGGCCGGTCAACGAGTGGTGGCTCGTCAGCGTGCTCGCGGTTGATATGGTCTTACTGACCGCGCTCTTGCACATGACGGGTGGGCCGGTAAACCCGTTTAGCTTTCTGTATTTGGTTCACATTGCGCTTGCGGCCGTGACCTTACGGCAACTTGCCGCTTGGGGATTGACCGCACTGGGGCTCATCGGCTTCGGCCTCTTGTTTGTCCTCCCGCCCTGGCCAGGTTTCACTCCACCCGCAGCTCACCACGACCACTTGTGGCTCCACTTGCAAGGCATGTACGTTGCCTTCGGGATCAGCGCAGTATTCATCGTCTACTTCGTGCAACGTGTTCGTGAAGCCTTAGCGCAGCGAGAGCGCGAGTTGGCCGCAGCCCGCGATCTTGCCGCACGCCAGGCGCGGTTTGCGGCGCTTGCAACGATGGCGGCGGGCGCGGCTCACGAATTGGGAACTCCTCTCTCCACAATTGCGGTGGCAGCGCGCGAGCTGGAGAAGGCATTGCGGGATGCACCCGAGGAGGCTGCTGCGGACATCCGCTTGATCCGACAGCAGGTGCGGCGTTGCCAGACCATTCTTCAACAAATGGCCAGCGAGGCGGGACAGGGCTTTGGCGAGAACATGGAGATGGTATCCCTTGCCGAGTTCGCTGCCGCGATTGAAGAAGGTGGAGCGACTCAAGGAGCGAAGATCGCAGTGGAGGTTCACGGCGCGGACACGGCGCAGCGGATCCCCATTGCCCGGCAAGCATTGTCCCGGGCCATTGCGAACTTGCTGCGCAATGCGCGGCAAGCATCCCGCGAGGGTTGCCCGATCCAGGTGCGGATCCACACGGTCGACGGTTTGCTCCGGATCGAGGTGCGCGATCACGGTCATGGGATGCCCGCTGAGGTACTCGCGCGGGCAGGGGAGCCGTTTTTCACGACGAAGCCGCCCGGTGAAGGGATCGGCCTTGGCTTGTTCCTCACCCGCACGTTGGTCGAGCAGATGGGCGGACAATTGGAACTGGAGTCAGAGGAGGGCCGGGGTACGACTGCGCGCATCTTGGTGCCTGTCGGGGTGCGACAAAAAGCCGCCTTGCAAATGCGCAACGATCCGCCAGCAAAGGGGCAGGGCTTGCATGCGAGGGAAACGGCATGA
- a CDS encoding enoyl-CoA hydratase-related protein, whose protein sequence is MEPVNYTATQGVARITLQRPERRNALNEEMIEGLLAAFRRAIDDAAVRMIVLGAAGDTFCAGADLKSGGVQQRAGEQPFVTLLRTMWHCPKPIVGQIAGSAYGGGLGLIAACDLTVAAREAQFAFSEVRVGVVPAMISVVVLPKIGIQNAMWLFLTAERFSAEHACEIGLIHRVRPRGELEAAVEEILEALRLAGPQALQHAKELVRQVPHMSMDEAFRFTSELIGQLFSSAEALEGMRAFAEKRKPSWAL, encoded by the coding sequence ATGGAGCCGGTAAACTACACCGCAACCCAAGGTGTGGCGAGGATTACCCTACAGCGCCCCGAGCGACGGAACGCGTTGAACGAGGAGATGATCGAGGGGTTGTTGGCGGCGTTTCGTCGAGCAATCGACGATGCGGCGGTGCGCATGATCGTTCTTGGCGCGGCTGGGGATACGTTTTGTGCTGGAGCAGATCTCAAAAGCGGTGGCGTCCAACAGCGCGCCGGAGAACAGCCTTTCGTAACGTTGCTGCGCACCATGTGGCACTGCCCGAAACCCATCGTCGGACAAATCGCGGGATCTGCCTATGGGGGTGGCCTAGGCCTGATTGCGGCTTGCGACCTCACCGTTGCCGCGCGCGAGGCGCAATTTGCCTTTAGCGAGGTGCGGGTAGGAGTCGTTCCGGCGATGATCTCTGTGGTTGTCCTGCCCAAGATCGGCATTCAAAACGCGATGTGGCTGTTCCTCACTGCGGAGCGCTTCTCAGCCGAGCACGCTTGCGAAATCGGCTTGATTCATCGCGTGCGCCCGCGCGGCGAGCTCGAGGCTGCGGTGGAAGAGATTTTGGAGGCACTTCGCCTGGCCGGCCCGCAAGCGTTGCAGCATGCGAAGGAGTTGGTCCGCCAGGTACCCCACATGTCGATGGATGAAGCCTTCCGCTTCACCAGCGAGCTGATCGGCCAATTGTTCTCTTCTGCAGAAGCGTTGGAAGGCATGCGGGCGTTCGCGGAGAAGCGGAAGCCAAGCTGGGCCTTGTGA
- a CDS encoding carbohydrate porin has protein sequence MATLSGVLCFGMPGSSDAEETDQRWQVHAQTTYIFQAKPGFSASYSGPNSLSPRYEDSYSWTITAMLGLRLWQGAALYFNPEAAQGVPLSRLTGLGGFTNGEISRTAGPRLTLYRARLYMQQYIALDRSSETVEETENQLRLGTASRRLVLTAGNLSLLDLFDNNSVAHDPRTDFLNWAFMTYAAYDYAADARGYSWGAVAELYWDNWAVRLGRFAQPKQPNQLPLDSRIFRHFGDQLEIERRYTLANYGGALRLLAMRNRARMARYLDALRAAERDGGTPSLDRVRTDTHDKLGVGLSLEQTLPADLRLFARGFWADGATETYAFTEADRSLAAGLVMSGSWWGRSLDRIGYAAGVNWLSPSHRRYLERGGRGFFLGDGGLDYRPEAITEVFYAVPLLPILELTLDFQHIWNPGYNAARGPVQVWSTRVHVLL, from the coding sequence GTGGCTACGCTCAGCGGCGTTCTCTGCTTCGGCATGCCAGGCTCGAGCGACGCGGAGGAAACGGACCAGCGCTGGCAGGTTCATGCCCAGACCACCTACATTTTCCAAGCCAAACCCGGTTTCTCCGCATCGTACTCCGGGCCGAACAGTTTATCGCCGCGGTACGAGGACAGTTACTCTTGGACCATCACCGCCATGCTTGGCCTCAGGCTCTGGCAAGGGGCTGCTCTGTACTTCAATCCCGAAGCTGCCCAAGGTGTGCCCCTCTCACGCCTAACCGGGCTCGGCGGTTTTACCAATGGGGAGATTTCTCGGACTGCGGGGCCGCGGCTGACACTGTATCGAGCGCGCCTCTATATGCAGCAATACATCGCTTTAGACCGCAGCAGCGAAACGGTAGAGGAAACCGAAAACCAATTGCGGCTCGGGACTGCTTCGCGTCGCCTTGTGCTGACGGCCGGCAACCTCTCGCTGCTCGACCTCTTCGACAACAATAGCGTGGCCCACGACCCGCGCACCGACTTTCTCAACTGGGCATTCATGACGTACGCCGCTTATGACTACGCGGCGGACGCCCGCGGCTATTCCTGGGGTGCCGTTGCAGAACTGTACTGGGACAACTGGGCGGTTCGACTGGGTCGGTTCGCGCAACCGAAGCAACCCAACCAGCTTCCGTTAGATTCGCGCATTTTTCGCCACTTTGGGGATCAACTCGAGATCGAGCGTAGATACACGCTCGCCAACTATGGTGGGGCTTTACGGTTGCTCGCGATGCGAAATCGCGCTCGTATGGCGCGCTATCTCGATGCGTTGCGGGCAGCCGAACGCGACGGCGGGACGCCGTCCCTAGACCGTGTGCGGACTGATACACACGACAAGCTCGGCGTGGGGCTCTCCCTCGAGCAAACACTTCCCGCCGACCTTCGCCTATTTGCACGCGGATTTTGGGCGGATGGGGCAACGGAAACCTATGCATTCACAGAGGCCGATCGGAGTCTCGCGGCTGGCCTCGTTATGTCGGGTTCCTGGTGGGGGCGAAGCCTCGACCGAATCGGCTACGCCGCCGGGGTCAATTGGCTGTCCCCTTCGCACCGCCGTTATCTGGAAAGAGGCGGGCGGGGTTTTTTCCTGGGTGACGGGGGGCTCGACTATCGGCCAGAAGCCATCACCGAGGTGTTTTATGCCGTGCCGCTTCTTCCAATCCTGGAACTCACGCTCGACTTCCAGCACATCTGGAATCCGGGCTACAACGCGGCGCGTGGCCCCGTGCAAGTGTGGTCTACCCGCGTGCACGTTCTTCTGTGA
- a CDS encoding diiron oxygenase codes for MQRAYAQSVQATKRESNEQAFAVLVDRLARQSVAKHYDAFTDVPWDDQEYAIRDDDPRWSLNPMEPLGATSWYRSLPVEVRARIGLHHYASLMKIGIEFENVLQRGLLEFALTLPPRAPEFRYLHHEVIEESQHSLMFHEFIRRTGLPVQGMPKPLLLASRFVVRLARRFPELFFFFVLGGEEPIDYVQRALLREADAVHPLLRRIMQIHVTEEARHVCFARAFLRLHVPQLPYHRRVLLSLRVPLLLGQMAQLMLQPSRQLALTYGIPRQVLREAYWDNPVHRARLAASVKKVHDLCAELGLLNPSSSWLWAKVGIGGAVV; via the coding sequence ATGCAAAGGGCTTACGCACAGTCCGTCCAAGCCACCAAGCGCGAGAGCAACGAGCAGGCCTTTGCCGTACTGGTCGACCGCCTGGCGCGCCAATCGGTTGCGAAACACTACGACGCGTTCACGGACGTGCCCTGGGATGACCAGGAGTATGCCATCCGAGATGACGACCCGCGGTGGTCTCTGAACCCGATGGAGCCGCTCGGAGCCACTTCGTGGTACCGCAGCTTACCTGTGGAGGTCCGGGCTCGGATTGGCCTCCATCACTATGCATCGCTGATGAAGATCGGCATCGAATTCGAGAACGTGCTGCAGCGGGGCCTACTCGAGTTCGCCCTGACTCTGCCTCCAAGGGCCCCGGAGTTCCGCTACCTGCACCATGAAGTAATCGAAGAATCGCAGCACTCGCTCATGTTCCACGAGTTCATTCGTCGCACGGGTCTGCCGGTCCAAGGTATGCCCAAGCCGCTGCTGTTGGCCTCGCGGTTCGTGGTGCGGCTGGCACGCCGGTTTCCCGAGCTCTTCTTCTTTTTCGTGCTGGGCGGCGAAGAGCCCATTGACTACGTACAACGGGCCTTGCTGCGGGAGGCCGACGCCGTCCATCCTTTGCTCCGCCGGATCATGCAAATCCACGTCACCGAGGAAGCGCGGCATGTGTGCTTTGCCCGTGCCTTCTTGCGCTTGCACGTGCCGCAACTGCCGTACCACCGCCGGGTGCTGCTTTCCTTACGCGTACCGCTCCTGCTGGGACAAATGGCGCAACTGATGCTGCAGCCTTCGCGACAACTGGCACTCACATACGGGATCCCACGTCAGGTCCTGCGAGAAGCTTACTGGGACAACCCCGTGCATCGCGCTCGTTTGGCTGCGTCCGTAAAAAAGGTGCACGACCTTTGCGCCGAGTTGGGCTTATTGAATCCCAGCTCGAGCTGGTTGTGGGCCAAGGTCGGCATTGGCGGAGCAGTGGTTTAG